AGGTGCCCAGGGCGACGATGGTCAGGCCGATGACCAGCTCGCTGACGCCGACGAGCCGGGCGAACGCCACGGCGCCGTCGACGAACCAGCGCGAGCCCAGGACCAGCAGCACCAGGCCGCCCACCACGAACGCCAGCAGCAGCCAGACCGGCTGGGTTGCTGCCGGCGGCGCAGCCTCGTTGGCCTTGGCCGCGGCGGCCCGGGCCCGCCGGCTCACGGTCACCAGCACCACCGTGTAGGCCGTCAGCAGGGCCAGCAGCAGGATCCCCTCCCACCGGCCGATGGTGCCGTTGAGCGCCAGCGCCCACACCAGCACCGACGCGCCCGCCATCACCGGCAGATCAAGCCGCAGCAGTTGCCGGTTGATCAGCAGCGGCACGATGGCCGCCGACAGGCCCAGGATGAGCAGAATGTTCAGGTTGTTGCTCCCCACCACGTTGCCCACGGCGATGTCGGGCTGGCCGGCCAAGGCGGCGAAGACACTCACGGCGGCCTCGGGCGCGCTGGTGCCGAAGGCGACCACTGTCAGTCCCACGATCAGCGGCGGGATCCCGAGGCGCCGGGCCAGCCCTGAGGCGCCCCGGACCAGCAGCTCGCCGCCGATGGCCAGCTTGACGACGCCGAGGATGAAGAGGACGAGGGTGATCATCGGATGCTCCGTAAAATCAAAGCTGGTGAGCAGCAAGTCTCAATGCAAAACAGCGAACAGTCAACAGAAAACAGTGAACAGTGAACAGTCAGCGGTAAACAGTGTACAGGACGGAGATAGGCGATCGGAGATGGGAGTTGGGAACTCGGTCAATAGAGGGGACGTTCATCGCTCATCTGCCATCGCACATTCCGGATTATTGGTTATTGGTGATTGCTTAATCCTGAATTGGCTATTTGGAGGCAGGTGGCCGGCCCGCCAGGGCCGGACCGGATTAGCCAGGGGCGCAGCCCCTGGTGGGCGGCAGTTTGTCGCGTGGTCGCCCCAGCGGGGCGAAAGACCG
Above is a genomic segment from Acidobacteriota bacterium containing:
- a CDS encoding calcium/sodium antiporter, whose protein sequence is MITLVLFILGVVKLAIGGELLVRGASGLARRLGIPPLIVGLTVVAFGTSAPEAAVSVFAALAGQPDIAVGNVVGSNNLNILLILGLSAAIVPLLINRQLLRLDLPVMAGASVLVWALALNGTIGRWEGILLLALLTAYTVVLVTVSRRARAAAAKANEAAPPAATQPVWLLLAFVVGGLVLLVLGSRWFVDGAVAFARLVGVSELVIGLTIVALGTSLPEVASSVIAAIRHERDIAVGNIIGSNIFNLLFVLGLAATVSPAGVTVAPAAARFDIPVMVMVALVCLPIFFTGRELSRWEGWLFLGYYAAYTTYLILHSAKHQALPWFSAALLYFVLPFTGLVLIAHLVRAARKTDKR